Part of the Micromonospora inyonensis genome, GCGCTGGAGCGGCTCGACGAGGGCGGTTACGGCTGGTGTGAGCGGTGCGGCAACCCGATTCCGGTGGAGCGGCTCGCCGCCTTCCCGTCGGCCACCCTCTGCGTGACCTGCAAGCAGCTGGAGGAGCGGCGCTGAGGCGCGCTCCCCGGCGGCCGGGCCGAGGTCGGTGAGCGATCACCGCGGAGCGTCGATGGGGAGCACATGACGGCAGCAGGGCCGGACGGGCCCGGAACCGCCGAGCCGGGCGGTGGCGGGCCCGGACGCCGCGCGATCGTGGTCCTCGCCGGCACCGCCGGGCTCGCCTTCCTGGCTGATCAGTCCACCAAACACCTCGCGCTGGCCACACTGGACGACCGTGACCCGGTCCGCCTGCTCGGCGGGACGGTCTACCTCACCCTGACCCGTAACAGCGGGGCAGCGTTCAGCCTCGGCGCCGACCACACCTGGATCTTCTCCGTGATCACCCTCGCGGTGGTCGGCTGGATCGGCTGGATGGCGCTCCGGCTGCGGTCGGTGCCCTGGGGGCTCTCGCTCGGCCTGGTGCTCGGGGGCGCGTTCGGCAACCTGGCCGACCGGATCTTCCGGGCACCGGGGCACTTCGTCGGCCACGTGGTCGACATGGTGAGCCTCTTCGACCCGTACGGCCGGGTGTGGCCGGTGTTCAACCTCGCCGACAGCGTGCTGGTCTGCGGAGTGGCGCTGGCCGTCGTCCTCGAACTCACCGGTCGGCAACGCGACGGCACCCGGCTCCGGGGGGCCGGCTCCGCGCCGGCCGCCGGGAGCCCGAAGGAGTCGACCGACGTTCCCCGACGGCGGGAGACGACCTCCGTCGAGGACCAGCGGGAGACAACCGACGTCGAGCAGCGGGAGCGGGCATGAGCACCACGTCGTACGGTGGCGGCGACCACCGGTCCCTGCCGGTCCCCGACGGTCTGGACGGCATGCGGCTGGACCAGGCCGTGGCCCGGCTGTTCGGGCTCTCCCGCACCGCCGCCGCGGCCCTGGTCGACGCGGGCGACGCCCTGGTCGACGGGGTGGCCCGGGCGAACTCGCACAAGGTCAAGGCCGGCTCCTGGCTGGACGTGACCCTGCCCGCGCCGGCCGCCGCGCCGACCGTGGTGCCGCAGGCGGTGCCGGGGCTGCGGGTCGTCTACGCCGACGACGACATCGTGGTGGTGGACAAGCCGGTGGGCGTGGCCGCCCACCCCAGCCCCGGCTGGACCGGGCCGACCGTGATCGGCGGGCTCGCCGCGATCGGCCACCGGATCTCCACCAGCGGCGCGGCCGAGCGGCAGGGGGTGGTGCACCGGCTCGACGTGGGTACCACCGGGATCATGGTGGTGGCCAAGAGCGAGCAGGCGTACACCGCGCTGAAGCGGGCCTTCAAGTACCGCGAGGTCGACAAGCAGTACCACGCCGTCGTGCAGGGGCACCTGGACCCGCTGCGCGGCACCATCGACGCCCCCATCGACCGGCACCCGCACCACGACTACCGCTGGGCGGTGGTCTCCGGCGGCAAGCCGAGCATCACCCACTACGACACCGTGGAGGCGTTCCCGGCGGCCAGCCTGGTCGACGTCCGGCTGGAGACCGGTCGGACCCACCAGATCCGGGTGCACTTCTCCACGCTGCGCCACCCGTGCGTGGGCGATCTCACGTACGGCGCCGACCCCACCCTGTCGGCCCGGCTCGGCCTGTCCAGACAGTGGCTGCACGCCCGCGCGCTGAGCTTCCTGCACCCCCGAACGGGGGACGAGGTCCGCTTCGTCAGCGACTACCCTGACGACTTGGATCGCGCGCTGGGACGCCTGCGCGACTGACGTCCCGGCCACGGCGCGGTCCACCGGTCACCCATCCGAGGAGGGGGCGGTCGCCGTGCGCGCCGGTGAGCTGTTGCGTCAGCTGGACGAGCGGTTCCTGCCGTCGCTGGCCCGGGCCGTGGACGGCCGCGCCCCCCGTCCTCGGCTGTTGGGCTGGGTCGCGCTCGTCTCGGTGAGCGCGGTCCTGCTCACCGCGGTCTGGACCACCGACCGCCCGCCGACCGGCGACCGGACGGTGGGCGAGGTGACCCGGGTCGGAGTGGGCCAGGGCGACTCGATTCCCGGCTACCTGCGCTCCGCCGGAGACGAACTCGCCGCGCTGCCCGACCCGGCCCCGTCGGCGTCCGCCGGGTCGACCTGGGCGCTGGTCTCCCTGGCGGAGTACCTGCCGCCGGACCGGCTCGCCCCGGTGCTCGGGGACGTTCCGGTCTCCGCGGTCTTCGGGCGGGTGCCGCTGCCCGGACGGCAGACTCAGATCGTGCGCATTCCGGCGCTGCGCGTCCCCGAGGACGTACGCGCCGGGATGGTCGAACTCGCCGACCGCAAGGACCGGGAGGCGGCCGACTACCGGACCCGCAGCGCGGAGCTGACCGGCGAGGGGCCGCGCGAGCGGGAGCTGCGCCAGCTCTACGACAGCGGTGCCGAGGTGTCGGCGGCCGAGGCGGCGGCGTACCGGGCCGGTTGTTCCTGTGTGTACGCGGCGGTCGTGCGGGCCGAGCCGCCCCGGCTGCGGACGGTGGCGGCCCGCCCCGGCGTCCGGGCGGTGGACCCGGCACCCGAGGTCGATCGGCTGGACCGGGCGGTCTTCACCCCGCCCCTGCCCGAGCAGGAGGACCTGGTCCGCCCGCCCACCGACGAGCGGCTGCCGAGCGCGCCACCGTCCTTTACGGCCACCGGCGACCCTACCGCCACCGGCACACCGGAAGGTACCGTGACCAGCGCCCCGGCCCCGACGGCACCGACCAGCCCGCCCCGACCGGGCGGGACGGCCACGGTCCCGCCGGAGCCGTCCGGGGCGAGCACGTCCGCGGCGATCGACGGGGACGGTTCCGAACCGACACCGTGAAGCCGGCGACGGGGAGGTGCGCGCACGGGTGTGGTCCGAATAGGGTTGGCTTCGTAGCCTGTCAGGCGGAGACCGATGGCGCTGGGGAGGGCGAGCCTTGGACGGCACCGAGACCGGTTGGGGTCGGTCAGCCGAACCAGCACCACGTTGGCGCACGCTGCTCGACCGGGCTCGGCTCGGTGGCCGCGGCGGCGGGGAGCAGGTCGAGACCGACCGGGAGGTGGACGCACCGTTCCTGCCGCCGGCACCGGACCCGTTGCCCCGGCGCAGTGGTGGCAACGGCTACGCCGGGCGGGCGCGGGCGATCGAGCCGGCGTCCGGCGGGGAGTACCGCTCGGATCCGGGGTACCCGGTGGAGCCCGACCGTCCGGTCGAGTCGGCGTACCGTGCCGACTCCGGATACCGGGCTGATCCTGGGTACCGTGTGGAACCGGTCTACCAGGGCGGAACGGCGTACCCGGCCGAGTCGACCTACCGCGTCGAGCCCGCCTACCGCACCGACGCCGACTCCGGCTACCGCGCGGGTTCCGGTTACCGCGCCGAGGACGGCTACCGCGCCGAGGACGGCTACCAGTCCGAGGACGGCTACCGCTCCGGCGACGGCTACCGGCCCGGCGAGGGCTACCGCGCCGACGACGGCTACCGCGCCGGCGACGCCTACCGCGCCGACGACGGCTACCGCGCCCAACCGGCCTACCGGCAGCCCGAGCCGGCGTACCCGGCGGAACCGGCGTACCCCGCCGAGCCGAGCTACCGGGCGGAGCCGGCCTACCCCGTCGAGCCGGCCTACGTGATGCCGGTGCAGCCGGTCTACCAGCCCGAGCCGGCCCACCCGGTCGAGCCGGTGTACCGGGAGCCGGCCCCGTCGGCGGAGTCCCGGTACGCGCTGCTGGAGCAGTACCGGCACAACCCCTACCCCGCCGAGAGCCGCTACGGGGCGTTGGAGGGCGGCTACCGCCAGCCGGAGCCCGCGTACCCGCCGCCGGTGGCGCGGGCGGCGGTGCCGGCGGTCGTCGACCGGAGCTACCCGGCCCGGCTGGAGTGGCGCCCGCAGTCCGTCGAGAGCGAGCAGGAGCACGCCGCGGCGATCCTGCGGCGCGACTTCGGCACCCCCCGGGTGCTCGCCTTCGCCAACCCGAAGGGCGGGGTGCACAAGACCACCGCCACCGTGCTGGCCGCCGCGACGGTGGGCAGTGTGCGGGGGCGGGGTGTGCTGGCCTGGGACGACAACGAGCTGCGCGGCACCCTCGGGTTGCGCGCCGGCAGCGCGCGACACGCCCGGACGATCCGGCACCTGATCGCCGACCTCGCCACGATCGAGATCAGCCAGGGCCCGGACCTGGTGGAGCAGCTCGACGACTACCTGCGGCACGCCTCCGACGGCTCGTACGACGTGCTGGCCGGAGAGGAGAGCCCCCGCTTCGCCCAGAAGCTCGACAAGTACACCGTCCAGCGGGTGCTCGACCTGCTCCGCCGTACCCACGACGTGATCTGCGTCGACACCGGCAACAACGTGGAGAGCCCCAACTGGCGGGCGGTGATGAACGCCGCCGACCAGCTCGTGCTGACCACGGTGCCCCGGGAGGACGCGGCGTTCAGCGCCGACTGGATGCTGGACCTGCTGCACGAGGTCGGTATGGGCGAGCTGGCCGACAACGCGGTCACCCTGCTCTCCTGTCCCAACCCGGACCGTTCCCCGCTCCTGGACGACCTGCAACGGCACTTCGCCACGCGGACCCGGGCGGTCGCGGTGGTGCCCTACGACCCGGCCCTGGAGACCGGCTCGTCGATCGAGTACCACCAGCTCCAGCCGGCGACCCGCGAGGCGTGGCTGAGCGCCGCCGCGGTGATGCTGGAGCCCTTCGCCCGGTGACGTCGTGGTCGGCCACCGCCGTGCCACCACGTCGGGCTGCCTGAGAGGATCACCGGGTGAGCCCGGCAAGCCCCGATCCCGACCGTCCCGTCGACCCCGCCGACGCGGCACACCCCCCGCATCCCGGCGCCGACGGACCGGCTGTCGCCGCGCCTCCGACCGGCGTCGGCCTGCCGGCCGGCGCAGGCGGACCGATCGGCGTCGACGGACCCGGTGGCGTCGGTCTGCCGGCCGGAGCCGACGTACCGGTCGCGCCGGCCCGGTGGGCGCCCGGCCGGATGGTGGCTGCGCTCGGACTACTGACCCTGCTGGGCGTCCCCCTCGGGCTGCTCTGGGCGGCACTCGCCCCCGGCACGCCGGTGATCAAGAGCGCCGACGGGGCGGTCTACGCCGAGGCCCAGCCGGAGCAGCCGATCGCGGCGGACGGTTGGTTCAGCCTCCTCGGCCTCGGGTTCGGAATCCTGGTGGCGCTCGGTCTGTGGTTCCTGTTGCGCCGGCACCGGGGTCCACTGGGGCTGCTCGTGGGCGTTCTCGGCAGCCTGGGCGCGGCCGTGGTCGCCTGGCAGCTCGGCCGGCGGATCGGGCTGGCGGAGTTCCAGCGGCTGCTGGTCGAGGCACCCGTCGGGCGGCACTTCGACAAACCGGTCGACCTGCGCGCGGGCGGCGTCGACCAGGTGCTCGGAGTGCTGCCGGTGCCGCACGGCAACCTGCTGCTGCCGGCGTTCGCCGTCGCCGTGACGTACACCCTGCTGGCCGGCTGGTCCCGGTGGCCGTCGCTGCGCCCGGAGCCGGAGCAGGTCAGTTGGGTGCCGGCGGGGACGCCAGTTCCCGCAACGGCACCGGAACCGCCCGCACCTGACGCAGCAGAGCCGCCTCGCGGTTGAGCAGCCGCAGCTCGGCGCGGAGCCGGCCGGCGGTCTCGTCGATGGCGAGCAGCCGCTGCCGATCGGCCACGGTCAGCGCGGCGGTCGCCGCGACCAGGTGGGACAGCACCGTCGGGTCGTCGGGCAACTGCTCGGCGATCGCCTCCGGATCCGGTCGGATCAGCGCGAGGTACTGCCGGAAGACCGCGATCACCCGGGCCGCCAGCAGCCCGGTGGCCTCGTCGGGGTCCTCCGGTTCGGGCAGCCACTCCACGTCGGCGGTGAGGTACGGCGCGGCGTGCTCGTCGACCCGGGCCAGCCGGAACCGCCGCCGGCCCACGGTCACCACGTCGAAGCCGCCGTCGGCCAGCTCGGTGACCTGGCGCAGCTCGGCCGTGCAGCCCACCTCGTGCAACGTCATCCCGGCCAGCCCCGGCGGCGACCCGTCGGCCGGTGCGGGCGGGGCCACCTCGGAGCCGCGCTCGATCGCCACCACCCCGAACTCCCGGGAGGCACCCTCGGGAGACGCGACCAGGTGGCGGATCAGCGCGCGGTATCTCTCCTCGAAGATGTGCAGCGGCAGCACCAGTCCGGGGAAGAGCACCGTCTGGAGCGGGAACACCGGCAGCCGTGCGGTCACGCCGTCGAGGGTAGCCCGATCCGGTGGGGCGTGGCTCGCCTCACCGTCCCGGCGTTCGGACGCCCCACGGCCCCCGCGCGCCCGGCCGCCTAGACTCGCGGTGTGCTGAATCGGATCGACCTGCGGGGGAGCGACACCGACCCGCGCCGCCTGCTGCCCCGCGCCCGGCTCGACGTCTCCGCCGCGGTCGAGCGGATCCGCCCGCTCGTCGAGGCCGTGCGGGAGCATGGTTACCCGGCGATCCGGGAGGCGAGCGAACGGTTCGACGGGGTGGCCCCGGAACAGCTGCGGGTGCCGGTCGAGGCCATCGCCGCCGCCGAGGGGACGCTCGACCCGGACGTGCGCGCCGCGCTGCTGGAGTCGATCGCCCGGGCCCGCCGGGTCCACGACGACCAGCGCCGCACCGACCACACCACCCGGGTGGTGCCCGGCGGTACGGTCACCGAGCGCTGGGTGCCGGTCGACCGGGTCGGTCTCTACGTCCCCGGTGGCCTGGCGATGTATCCGTCCACCGTGGTGATGAACGTGGTCCCGGCCCAGGCCGCCGGGGTCCGTTCGCTGGTCGTGGCCAGTCCGCCGCAGCAGGACAACGGCGGCCTGCCCGACGCGCGCGTGATGGCCGCCTGCGCCCTGCTCGGCGTCGACGAGGTGTACGCCGTCGGTGGCGCCCAGGCGGTGGCGATGCTGGCGTACGGGTCGACCACCGACGCCGCCGGGACGACCCGCTGCGCACCGGTCGACATGATCACCGGGCCGGGCAACATCTGGGTCACCGCCGCCAAGCGGCTGCTGCGCGGCGTGGTCGGCATCGACGCCGAGGCGGGCCCGACCGAGATCGCCATCCTCGCCGACGACACCGCCGACCCGGCGCACGTCGCCGCCGACCTGGTCAGCCAGGCCGAGCACGACCCGCTGGCGGCGAGCGTCCTGGTCACCTGCTCGGTGGCGCTGGCCGACGCGGTGGACCGCGAGCTGACCCGCCAGGTGGCCGCCACCAAGCACGTCGAGCGGGTCACCACCGCGCTCACCGGGGAGCAGAGCGGCATCGTCCTCGTCGACGACCTCGCCGCCGGGCTGCGGGTGGTCGACGCGTACGCCGCCGAGCACCTGGAGATCCAGACCGTCGACGCCCGCGAGTGGGCGTTGCGGGTGCGCAACGCCGGGGCGGTCTTCGTCGGCCCCTGGTCGCCGGTGTCGCTCGGCGACTACTGCGCCGGCTCCAACCACGTGCTGCCCACCGGCGGCTGCGCCCGGCACTCCTCCGGTCTCTCCGTGCAGTCCTTCCTGCGCGGCATCCACCTGGTGGAGTACACCGAGGCGGCGCTGCGCGAGGTGGCCGGGCACGTGGTCACCCTGGCGACCGTGGAGGACCTGCCCGCGCACGGCCAGGCGGTGCGGGCACGCTTCCCCGGGGAGGCCCTGTCATGACCGCCCCCGACGACCGGCCGGTCGGCACGGGCCCCGCCGACCCGGCCCGGACCCGACTGGACGACCTGCCGATCCGCGACGACCTGCGCGGCATGCGCCCGTACGGCGCGCCGCAGCTCGACGTGGCGGTGCGGCTGAACACCAACGAGAACTCCTACCCGGTGCCGGGGCCGGTGGTCGAGGCGATCGGCAAGGCGCTCGCCGCCGAACTGCGTGACCTCAACCGCTACCCGGACCGGGACGCGGTGGCGCTCCGCGCCGACCTGGCCGGCTACCTGGGCCACGGACTGACCGGCGAGCAGGTCTGGGCGGCGAACGGCTCCAACGAGATCCAGCAGCAGCTGCTCCAGGCGTTCGGCGGCCCGGGGCGGGTGGCGCTCGGCTTCACGCCCGCGTACTCGATGCACCCGCTGCTGGCGCTGGGCACCGGCACCGCCTGGCAGCCGGCCCGGCGCGGCGCGGACTTCGGGCTGACCGTCGACGACGCGGTGACGCAGGTCCGCGAGCACCGTCCGGACGTGGTCTTCCTCTGCTCACCGAACAACCCGACCGGCACCGCGCTCGACCCCGAGGTGGTGGCCGCCGTCCTGGACGTCGCCGGCGGCATGGTGGTGGTCGACGAGGCGTACGCCGAGTTCGCCCGCCCCGGCACGGTCAGCGCGCTGGCGGTGCTTCCCGGCCATCCGCGTCTGGTGGTGACCCGGACGATGAGCAAGGCGTTCGGGTTCGCCGGCGGGCGTCTCGGCTACCTGGCCGCCGACCCGGCCGTGGTGGCGGCGGTGCAGCTGGTGCGGCTGCCGTACCACCTCTCCGCGCTGACCCAGGCCGCCGCCCGGGCGGCCCTGGCCCACCGGGACGCCCTGCTCGGCACGGTGGCGGCGATCAAGGTGCAGCGCGACCGGATCGTCACCACCCTGCGTGACCGGGGCCTGCGGGTCGCCGACAGCGACGCCAACTTCGTCCTCTTCGAGGTCGGCGGAGACCAGTCCGTGGCGTGGCGGGCCCTGCTGGAGCGGGGTGTGCTGGTCCGGGACGTCGGCCTGGCCGGCTGGTTGCGGGTCACCGCCGGCACCCCGGCCGAGACCGACGCCTTCCTGGCCGCGATGGAGGAGATCCGGTGAGGACAGCGTGCGCCCCGCAGTCGCGAACGAGAGGTTACCCAGCATGAGCCGGACCGCCCGGGTGGAGCGGACCACCAAGGAGACCAGGGTGCTCGTCGAGATCGACCTCGACGGCACCGGCGCGGCGGAGATCAGCACCGGGGTCGGCTTCTACGACCACATGCTGCACCAGATCGCCCGGCACGGCGGCTTCGACCTCACCGTGCGGACCGTCGGCGACCTGGAGATCGACGCCCACCACACCATGGAGGACACCGCGCTCGCCCTCGGCGCCGCGTTCGACCAGGCGCTGGGGGACAAGGCCGGCATCCGGCGGTACGGCTCGGCGACCGTCCCGATGGACGAGGTGCTCGTCCGCGCCGCCGTCGACCTCTCCGGCCGACCGTACGTGGTGCACGACGAGCCGCTGCTCACCCCGTACATCGGGCCGGTCTACCCGACCAGCATGACCCGGCACATCTGGGAGTCGTTCGGGCAGGCGGCCCGGATCACCCTGCACGTGGACGTGCTCCGGGCGGCCCGGCCCGGCGGCCACCCGGACGCGCACCACGTGGTGGAGGCGCAGTTCAAGGCGGTCTCCCGGGCGCTGCGCGAGGCCACCGCGGTCGACCCGCGCTCGGCCGGCGTGGTGCCGAGCACCAAGGGGGCGCTGTGACCGCCGCAACGGGGTGCCGCTGATGGACACGGTGCTCCCCTCGTTGCTGCTGATCCTCGCCGGCCTCCTGGTCGGCGGGGCGGTCTCCCTGCACCGGCAGGGCGCCGCCCGGGGCGTGGTCGTGGTGACCGCCCTGCTCGCCCTGCTCGCGGGCGTCGGGGGCGTGCTCTGGCTGATCCCGGTGGTGACCTCGTGAGCCGCGTCGTGGTGCTCGACTACGGGTCGGGCAACCTGCGGTCCGCCGAGCGGGCGTTGCAGCGCGCCGGTGCGGACGTGACGGTCACCGCCGACCTGGCCGCCGCGGCCGCCGCCGACGGGCTGGTGGTGCCGGGCGTCGGGGCCTTCGCCGCCTGCATGGCCGGGATCGAGGCGCTCGGTGCCGGCCCGGTGATCGCCGACCGGGTCGCCGCCGGGCGACCGGTGCTCGGCATCTGCGTCGGCATGCAGGTGCTCTTCTCCCATGGCGAGGAGCACGGGGTGGTGACCCGGGGGCTGGGTCTGCTGCCGGGCGGGGTGACCCGGCTGGCCGCCACCCGGCTGCCGCACATGGGCTGGAACACGCTGCGCCCGCCGGCCGAATCGACGCTCTTCGCCGGGCTGCCGGAGGGGGGACGGTTCTACTTCGTCCACTCGTACGCCGTCGCCGACGTGGCCGCGCTGACCGCCGCCGGTGCCGTGGTGACCACCGCCCGGCACGGGGACGACTTCGTCGCCGCCGTGGAGCGGGGCGCGCTCTCGGCCGCCCAGTTCCACCCGGAGAAGTCGGCCGACACCGGTGCCCTGCTGCTGCGCAACTGGTTGGGCACGCTGTGACCGGCGATGGCTGAGCACGGTCGGGTCGGCCGGTGAGCAAGGAACGGGCCCGGCTGCGGGCCGCCCGGGAGGCCGAACGGGAACGGGACCGGGCCGTACGGGCCCGCCGGGTGGCCCGGCGGGAACGCCGTCGCGCGCTGCTGCGCCGGCTGAGGCCGGGTGGGCGGCGGCGTACCGGCCGCCTGCTGGCCCGCCGGAGCCGGGCCGAGCGCGCCGGCATCGTGGTGCTGACCCTGGCCGTGCTGGGGTCGATCTGGACGCTGGTGCCCGATCCCGCGCTGCGGGTGCTGCTGATGGTGCTACTACTGCTCGTACTCCCGGCGATCGTGGTGATCGCCCTGGACCGCCGTACCTGATCCGAGGAGAACACGTTGAGTCTGACCCTGCTGCCCGCCGTGGACGTCGCCGACGGGCAGGCCGTCCGTCTCGTGCAGGGCGCCGCCGGTAGCGAGACCACTTACGGCGACCCGCTGGAGGCGGCGCTGGCCTGGCAGAACGACGGCGCGGAGTGGATCCACCTGGTGGACCTCGACGCCGCCTTCGGTCGGGGGTCGAACGCCCCGCTGCTCGCCGAGGTGGTGCGGCGGCTGGACGTGAAGGTGGAGCTGTCCGGCGGGATCCGGGACGACGCCTCGCTGCGCGCCGCCCTGGCCACCGGTGCGGCCCGGGTCAACATCGGTACCGCCGCGTTGGAGGACCCGCAGTGGTGCGACCGGGTCTGCGGCGAGTACGGCGACCGGGTGGCGATCGGGCTGGACGTGCGGGGCCGTACCCTCGCCGCGCGGGGCTGGACCCGCGACGGCGGCGACCTCTACGAGGTGCTGGAGCGGCTGGACAAGGCGGGGGCGTCCCGGTACGTGGTGACCGACATCACCAAGGACGGCACCATGCGCGGGCCGAACCTGGACCTGCTGCGCGAGGTCTGCGCGCGTACCGACGCCCCGGTGATCGCCTCCGGCGGTGTCTCCACCCTGGACGACCTGCGGGCCCTGGCCACCCTGGAGCCGGTCGGCGTAGAAGGCGTGATCGCCGGCAAGGCGCTCTACGCCGGCGCGTTCACGGTGGCCGAGGCGCTGCGCGTGCTCGCCGACGCCTGACCCGGCACCCCGGCCCGGCACCCACCGGGCCGGGTCCCGTCCAGCCAATTGAGTTGTGCGCAATCGAATTGCGCGCTACCTTTTCCGGGTGGACGACGACCTGGTGCTGCGCCGACAGGTGTGCTTCGCGCTCTACACCGCCTCCCGGGCGGTCACCGACGTCTACCGGCCGATCCTCGACGAGCTGGGGCTGACCTACCCGCAGTACCTGGTGCTGCTGGTGCTCTGGGAACGCGGCGAGGCCGCTCCGACCGTCTCCGAACTCGGCACCGACCTGCGGCTCGACTCCGGCACGCTCTCCCCGCTGCTCAAGCGGCTGGAGGGGGTGGGGCTGCTGGTCCGCCGCCGGGCCGCCCGCGACGAACGACGGGTGGAGGTCGAGCTGACCGCCGCCGGCCGGGCACTGCGGGAGCGGGCCTGCGACGTGCCGCACCGGGTCGCCGCGTCCACCGGACTCACCCCCGACGAGCTGGTCGCGCTCCGCGACACCCTCACCCGGGTGACCGAGACCATCCACCGACACAAGGGGAAGTGACCACCATGCAGGTGCTCTACACCGCTGCCGCCCACGCCACCGGCGACGGCCGCGACGGCCACGTCCGCACCTCCGACGGCACCGTCGACCTCGATCTGGCCGTGCCGAAGGAGATGGGTGGCGCCGGCGGCGCGGCCAACCCCGAGCAGCTCTTCGCCGCCGGGTACGCCGCCTGCTTCCACTCCGCGCTGCGCCTGGTCGCCCGCAGGGCCAAGGCCGACGTCAGCGGCTCGGTGGTGGACGCCGAGGTGGGCATCGGCCCGAACGGCGACGGCGGCTTCACCCTCACCGTCGGCCTGGTGGTCGACCTGCCGTCGGTGCCGCGTGCCGTCGCCGAGGACCTGGTCGCCCGGGCCCACCAGGTGTGCCCGTACTCCAACGCCACCCGGGGCGCGATCGACACCACCCTGACCGTCCGGGACGCCGCATGACGGTGAACCGGGAGATCCACCTCGCGTCCCGGCCGGACGGCTGGCCCACCCCGGAGAACTTCCGTCTGGTCTCCACGTCCGTCCCGACCGCCGGGGACGGCCAGCTCGTGGTCCGCAACGTGGTCATGTCCGTCGACCCGTACATGCGGGGGCGGATGAACGACGTGAAGTCCTACGTCCCGCCGTTCCGGCTCGACGCCCCGCTCGACGGCGGCGCGATCGGCGAGGTGGTGCAGAGCCGGGCCGCGGGGTACGCCCCCGGTGACCTGGTGCTGCACGGCCTCGGCTGGCGGGAGTACGCGCTGCTCGACGCCGGCTCCGCCCGCCGGGTCGACCCGGCGCTCGCGCCGGTGAACGCGTACCTGAGCGTGCTCGGGATGACCGGCCTGACCGCGTACGCCGGCCTGCTGGAGGTCGCCGGCATGCGTGCGGGCGAGACGGTGTTCGTCTCCGCCGCCGCCGGTGCGGTGGGCAGCCTGGTCGGGCAGATCGCGAAGCTGCGGGGCGCGGCGCGGGTGGTGGGCAGCGCCGGCTCACCCGCCAAGGTCGAGCGCCTGCGCGCGCTCGGCTTCGACGCCGCCTTCGACTACCACGACGGCCCGGTCCGCGACCAGCTCCGCGCCGCCGCCCCGGACGGGATCGACGTGTACTTCGACAACGTCGGTGCCGACCACCTGGAGGCGGCCATCGCCGTGCTGCGCC contains:
- the hisH gene encoding imidazole glycerol phosphate synthase subunit HisH yields the protein MSRVVVLDYGSGNLRSAERALQRAGADVTVTADLAAAAAADGLVVPGVGAFAACMAGIEALGAGPVIADRVAAGRPVLGICVGMQVLFSHGEEHGVVTRGLGLLPGGVTRLAATRLPHMGWNTLRPPAESTLFAGLPEGGRFYFVHSYAVADVAALTAAGAVVTTARHGDDFVAAVERGALSAAQFHPEKSADTGALLLRNWLGTL
- the priA gene encoding bifunctional 1-(5-phosphoribosyl)-5-((5-phosphoribosylamino)methylideneamino)imidazole-4-carboxamide isomerase/phosphoribosylanthranilate isomerase PriA encodes the protein MSLTLLPAVDVADGQAVRLVQGAAGSETTYGDPLEAALAWQNDGAEWIHLVDLDAAFGRGSNAPLLAEVVRRLDVKVELSGGIRDDASLRAALATGAARVNIGTAALEDPQWCDRVCGEYGDRVAIGLDVRGRTLAARGWTRDGGDLYEVLERLDKAGASRYVVTDITKDGTMRGPNLDLLREVCARTDAPVIASGGVSTLDDLRALATLEPVGVEGVIAGKALYAGAFTVAEALRVLADA
- a CDS encoding MarR family winged helix-turn-helix transcriptional regulator translates to MDDDLVLRRQVCFALYTASRAVTDVYRPILDELGLTYPQYLVLLVLWERGEAAPTVSELGTDLRLDSGTLSPLLKRLEGVGLLVRRRAARDERRVEVELTAAGRALRERACDVPHRVAASTGLTPDELVALRDTLTRVTETIHRHKGK
- a CDS encoding organic hydroperoxide resistance protein, whose protein sequence is MQVLYTAAAHATGDGRDGHVRTSDGTVDLDLAVPKEMGGAGGAANPEQLFAAGYAACFHSALRLVARRAKADVSGSVVDAEVGIGPNGDGGFTLTVGLVVDLPSVPRAVAEDLVARAHQVCPYSNATRGAIDTTLTVRDAA
- a CDS encoding NADP-dependent oxidoreductase, with protein sequence MTVNREIHLASRPDGWPTPENFRLVSTSVPTAGDGQLVVRNVVMSVDPYMRGRMNDVKSYVPPFRLDAPLDGGAIGEVVQSRAAGYAPGDLVLHGLGWREYALLDAGSARRVDPALAPVNAYLSVLGMTGLTAYAGLLEVAGMRAGETVFVSAAAGAVGSLVGQIAKLRGAARVVGSAGSPAKVERLRALGFDAAFDYHDGPVRDQLRAAAPDGIDVYFDNVGADHLEAAIAVLRPHGRAAICGMIAHYNATEPPPAPRNLALVIGKQLTLRGFLVNSYGHLRGQFVEEASGWLREGRLHQDETVVDGIENAPAAFLGLLRGENLGKMLVRL